From the genome of Ptychodera flava strain L36383 chromosome 22, AS_Pfla_20210202, whole genome shotgun sequence, one region includes:
- the LOC139122733 gene encoding nuclear receptor coactivator 4-like codes for MSCNLNRQQQLVNEVKHNIAILEDAIHQVEDTKKNLKISGLEVKGQIHSCISRQLEALRNREVWLLNQVETVQHAKEESLRLQLAKLNQCLGSLRNCITYTQQYVEGLHEDADPKVVERQLMENLNRMARLNLTPEENASICFRADRNSIRDVIHGFGRIDSRSVSVNQERAFTDPTLPSSSLPSPFEDYEDLDHHVLYKTLAELKDQEQKQKAGPSNLARSTEDWLMKAPTPTNSPAETIPETTFPPFNKRPQPSKTTTVKRAEDVQKWLHHVPIGYRTSQSSSEEDFVMLSHSKESSEITSATSAADEELDMEVNTATTPYFNQVSSSPSVDWLLDADRIRASYTYGKDYPYAVMKYFREISNDVKDWLWKYEARQEEEQNKNEKKDCKAGAGCCGASKSQVQQIEIENLDTLLCVSDGMGKLFKDLPSEKEKWLAKERKEDTASDCKILEDVCMANEKCHEPSECVCDSHCMGSQFDQSEARYDLYGEWGKAVSNNMSDWLKPQTNETLNEEAKESAVFEYFHLIQASETSEWLNNNRTTGGTKLCLTTTHSPLDGYLHSLPQNNSFWLPGYKAKESCFRPSITSTEMKCFDKNSADLSMWVKPQPANLNSQPNPMKECNTVSEKLKAFHGDATASFWLQNHGTDKKDEMMSASAPDTGFSEIFNHDESEREKWLLVDSPMDVSDDLETLSIAGKTVEINMTENDGLFPCFHQKTVNNHMWLLNYTH; via the exons GTCAAGGGTCAGATCCACAGCTGTATCAGTCGGCAACTTGAAGCGTTGAGAAACCGTGAAGTGTGGTTGTTGAACCAAGTGGAGACTGTCCAGCATGCCAAGGAGGAGAGTTTACGTCTGCAGCTTGCCAAGTTGAATCAGTGCTTGGGGTCACTGAGAAACTGCATTACCTACACTCAGCAGTATGTAGAGGGATTACATGAGGATGCAGATCCTAAAGTAGTAGAACGACAACTCATGGAGAATCTCAACAG AATGGCTCGTCTTAACCTCACTCCTGAAGAGAACGCCAGCATCTGCTTCCGAGCTGATAGAAACTCAATCCGTGACGTGATCCATGGTTTCGGCCGTATCGACAGCCGCAGTGTCAGCGTGAATCAGGAACGTGCCTTCACCGACCCAACTCTACCAAGCAGCAGTCTGCCGTCTCCGTTTGAAGACTACGAGGACCTGGACCACCATGTGCTGTACAAAACACTGGCAGAGCTGAAGGACCAAGAGCAGAAGCAAAAG GCTGGTCCCTCGAACTTGGCTAGATCCACCGAGGACTGGCTAATGAAAGCACCAACGCCAACCAATTCACCAGCTGAGACTATACCAGAGACAACCTTCCCACCATTCAACAAGCGCCCTCAACCATCAAAGACCACCACAGTCAAGAGGGCCGAAGACGTGCAGAAATGGCTTCACCACGTGCCCATTGGTTATCGCACAAGCCAGTCCTCATCAGAGGAAGATTTTGTCATGTTGTCGCACAGCAAAGAAAGCAGCGAAATCACATCAGCAACCAGTGCTGCAGATGAAGAACTTGACATGGAGGTCAATACGGCCACCACACCATACTTCAATCAAGTATCGTCTTCACCGTCTGTGGATTGGTTATTGGATGCTGATAGGATCCGTGCTTCGTACACCTATGGCAAAGACTATCCCTACgctgtgatgaaatatttcag AGAGATCTCTAATGATGTAAAGGATTGGTTGTGGAAGTATGAAGCCAGACAGgaggaagaacaaaataaaaatgagaaGAAAGACTGCAAAGCTGGCGCTGGCTGCTGTGGTGCATCCAAATCTCAAGTCCAACAG ATTGAGATTGAAAACCTAGACACCTTGCTGTGTGTCAGTGATGGGATGGGCAAGCTCTTCAAGGACCTTCCATCAGAGAAAGAGAAGTGGCTCGCCAAGGAGAGAAAAGAAGACACTGCCAGTGATTGCAAGATCCTTGAAGATGTCTGCATGGCTAATGAGAAGTGTCACGAACCATCTGAGTGCGTGTGTGACTCTCATTGCATGGGGTCACAGTTCGACCAATCAGAGGCCCGCTATGATCTGTATGGGGAATGGGGTAAGGCAGTTTCAAACAACATGTCTGATTGGCTGAAACCTCAGACCAATGAGACACTGAATGAGGAAGCCAAGGAGAGTGCTGTCTTTGAGTATTTCCATTTGATACAGGCATCTGAAACCTCTGAGTGGCTGAATAACAACCGCACAACAGGTGGCACAAAATTATGCCTTACAACCACACACTCCCCCCTAGATGGCTACCTGCACAGCCTCCcacaaaataattcattttggCTGCCCGGCTACAAAGCGAAAGAGTCATGCTTTAGACCGAGTATCACCAGCACGGAGatgaaatgttttgataaaaactcCGCTGATTTGTCCATGTGGGTGAAACCGCAACCAGCCAACCTGAACTCCCAGCCCAACCCCATGAAAGAATGCAACACTGTGTCAGAGAAATTGAAAGCCTTTCACGGAGATGCAACAGCTTCATTTTGGTTGCAAAACCACGGTACAGACAAAAAAGATGAGATGATGAGTGCCTCTGCCCCAGACACagggttttcagaaattttTAATCACGATGAAAGTGAGCGGGAGAAATGGCTGCTGGTTGATTCACCCATGGACGTGTCAGATGACCTTGAAACACTCAGTATTGCAGGGAAAACAGTAGAAATCAACATGACCGAAAACGACGGATTATTTCCATGTTTTCACCAGAAAACAGTCAACAACCACATGTGGCTGTTGAACTACAcacactaa